The genomic stretch cacacacaagtaaAACATATTTTTCAGTTTTCTACGTTGGCTATCAAAACAGAGTCAGGTTGACTATGCACTGCAGAACCATCTGCATATTGTAACCGTGACCCAGCTACGAAATGCAGCAAAAGCTGAAAATTCGGCACCATTGCAGCACTTTGGTATTTCACCTGATGGCTTTGTAGCCAAGTTTAGATTGGCATGCTAGCTGTCATGCAATTATGTATTGCTCacattaaaggggcaccaaAGCGCAGAGATAACCGTAGAGTGGGTAAAAGACTGTTTAATGACACATGCAAACGGAAATTCAATCGGAGAACATCTGCCACCCGCGGTACTATCATTGCGCTCTCACGCATCTTCGGTAGAGATGTGGCGCCACCACAAGCGCGAAAATTCCTGATGAACAACTACGCAACTAATGAATCCAATTTCTTTTGTATTGCTGTAAAAGTAACACCGTCTTTTATTCTgtgaggagaaatttttgcgcttcagtgcccctttaacataCCAGAATGTTCATTTAGCCAACTTCGCTTTTCCTTTAAGGTTCACGGTGATGGGATGCAACCTGAACAGTGGCTGTCTGTGTTCAACGAAATAAATGAAGAAGCTCAATCAAAAAGTCAGTCAAAAAAGTGAGCCCGGTGCAACATGTTTTGTACAGTTCTGCTTTTTGTCCCTGTACCCTTCACGAGTGAACTCAATGCGGAAACTTTTATACCATTCACCCTGTGTCACTAGGTAAGACCACGGTCAGGCTGGCTCACCAGTGAATTTCATCGCAGCAAATTTTATTTTACCCCACATTAAAAAGTTCTTCATACTTTGTGTTCAAGTTTAGTGTGACATTAAATTACTATTTATGCATCTTTATGTGTAACTGTTCAATTTCTCAAAGCATACTCTATACCATTATGAAGCTTTTTGGTGGATCCTCAtattttaaaggagcagtgaggtGGTTCTCCCATAACTTTTTTTTGTTGCTCTTTGGCTGCAGCATGTTCCGCGACCAACAAGATGAGCTCTTGCGAAGCAGTGACGAGTGCAGGCGACCTTTGCACGTGAGAGAGGCCTTTGTTCTGCGCACCTCTAAAAAAGATTCTTCACTCTTTGAAAGTGCATGTAAGAGAACGAGGAACGTAGTGCACTTCGTGACGTAGGCAGTCCCCACGGCAGTGTGATCATGTGATCTGTGACGCATTACGTCGCAAGTCTCACAACATCGGGGAAGCAGGTACAAACGTGTGAGCTAAGTAGAGAGGGGGAAAGAAGAGCACTCGGTGTCGCACGAGATAATCTGGTTAACTGTCCGAGGCTGCTTTCTCAGACTGTTTTTGTACAtcgcacagcgaaaatattttctgcGGTGTCTCTAGATAGACAGCTTGACGAGAAACATTCAATTTCACGCCTGTGGCAACTCGCTGGACATTCCCCCAATTATCAGGCTCCATAAAAGAATATGGCTCACAATAGTACTCGTAAGTATATGATTCCTTTAGCTCTAGCGAGCGCATTTACTGAGAGTGCTATTCAAAACGCATGATCTGCACCACtctctccttccttccttccttggaACTCGGCTATATCACGAAGTTCGCGCATATGGCAACGTTGCGTTCCAGGCACTTGAGATCGGTGACACTTGGGACTCCTATAGCCGATGACGGACCCCGCTGAGACAAGCTGTGGTACGCAGGGAGGTAGCGGTTGTGGGAACGTCGCGGTGACCTCGCAGAGCCATGGGGGCACTGAAAACGTAGCGCTCACATTAAACGGAACATCGTGGTTTGACCTTGCTGTCTTTTGAGGTTGAAGTGGAAAGATGTTTTGAATTTGCCTCGCTACCTGCTACGGCAATaaattaatgtataagcgtcccATATTTTGACTTGTTGACGCGGAGACGCATCGTGTGGCTACCACCTTGTGTAACTGTTTCGTGcagccttaaaggggcactgaaatgcAAAAACCTTGtcctcaaatgaaagtccgtgtttcagttAGTATAATACACAccaaattagttcacacagcgctactgTTTAGAAGAacaacgcaatgaaaacagagcggTCTTTGGCGACATCCAGTCAGACAGGCGAAGCTCATGCGTGCCTATCGTGTGGAAGTGCCgaggcaagaaagagtccggtataattttgattggaATTATATAATTGAACGGAATCAAAGTCTTGAATTATGACAAGTGCGAAATTAAAACAGTGTGTAaaataatttgaagtgaacctgcggtggcattttagtgcccctttaagtgcaTGGGCTCAAGCTGCACCATGCCTCTTTGTTTGGTCACTTCTCATGCACTTTGATCCAGGCAAGCTAAGGCAACGGTTCTATACTGCGATACATATTTATTCCCTGTACATATAAAACGACATTACCGCAAGATTTTACACTTTTCACATTATCTGCCGAAGCTTCGTAGACATCACTTGCTGAGTTATGCCGAAATACTCGTCCAGTTTCTCGCGGAGTTGACCGATTAAAATTGCATACTTTTCTGACGCCTGTAGAACCATCAACAACCTGTCAAAGACGGTGTGTGGTAACCGCACTGGATGAGATGTAGCGTGCAGGGTTTCGCGTAACCCAAAATATTCGGGCCCTTTACCCAGAACTGCGTCTATGTACTCTAGAGACAAGCTGGTTGCATCCTCCAGCCTGCCGTACATCAAATACAGGCGCAGCAACTCCGAGGGGTCGCGCTTCTTGTATGACGCTAAAAACCACGGCGGTAACGTGCATCCCCTTGCTAGAAAGCTCGAAGCAACGAGGCGGTGATAACGTGTACTGAGGGGGCTGCTCTCGTAGTGGTCGAGATAATGCTGGAGGAGTAACCACGCGTGGCCCGGCACGTCGAGCAGAGTTCGCGGATGCTCGACGATCCACTGCGGATCGACTCCGCGGGGCTTGACGACTTCGACTCTGCGGGCACACTGAGCCGTCAGTCCCTCGAAGACCGTGTCGAGGGAGAAGTTGAAGGCCTGGCAGATGTCTGCAGCCTTATCGAAGTGACTGCCAGCGACCAATAACGTGGCAGTCTCTTCTGGGGACAAGGGAGGGGACACGTTGGTTTCTTTGGCCTCGACGAGCAACAACCACGCTTCAATGAGCTGCGCTTCCTTCCGGAGGTCCGACACTTCGACCACTTCCACTCTGCGTTGCGGATGTCGGCTCACTTCGTCCCCATCGCTGTCGCGTTTCGGAGACCGACCCGCTTCTTCCCGGCTGAAGCTGCCGACTAGGTCTGGTCGTACGATCCACGCGTATTGTGGGCTGACAAGTAGGAGGCAGTTCATGGCCGATCGCAGGCAAAGGAGCTGTCGGCGAAGGCTGTCTGTGCCGGGTACCTCACGGCCTAGCCTCGTGCTGTACTCGCAGAGAGCGGAAGCTGCCCGGCGGTACCTTTTTGCGGAAACGTGCAGCGCGTAGAGCAGACTGTAGTAGCAGTGCCCTACGAGATCAGACGCTCTGGCCCGTACTTCGAGGATGGACACTATCTCATCTTGAACGCTGCCGCTGGGAAACTGAGTGAGCGTCTTCAGTTCGCGCCGTTCGTACAAGACAATGACCAACTGCCGAAGACAATCGCTGCGACGGGACTCATCAGGGTTGCAGGTCATGGCTTTGTACGCTTGTTGAACGTGTCCGAGTTCTAGCTGGTGTTTGAAGAGGAGCGACCACAGAGCTGGAACGTTTGGGTTGTCATTTGATGCCACCTTGAGAGCTTCTTCCGCTACGGTGACGACGCATTCAGGTAGGTTGGCCTTCTCAAAAATCTGTATCACTCTCAGAAAGTAGAACACGCTGGCGGCTTCGTTGCTGAATGGTCCCACGGTGCTCGCTGCCTTGCGCAACTGCTGTTGCATGTAGGGCTCGGCAAGGAGGACCTCGTTGGCAAGCCCCAGGAAAAGGTTGCACGCCTTGTCTTTCTCCTCGCATATCAGAAGGCTGCTCGCGTACAGGAACTTCCGCGTCCCGCTGTTCTTCGCGCACCAGCCTTTCAAGAGACGCACATGTTCGGCGAGCTGCAGGTGTTGTCCCTGGTCCAGAAGCATCTTTGAGAATGTGCTCTTGGATGCAAATGGCCATATCATGCCAGCTGTGAGTGACAGGTAAGCGAGAAGCCCCTCTGACCATGTGACACGGCCTTCAAACCGATCTGCAAGCATCCTAGCCGCGGCTTCACCTCCGTCTTCTCTGAGAAACATCTCAACCAGGCTCGTCTGTCGATCGGAGGTACCGAGGACGCTGAAGCCGTCCTTGTGGTCGCTGATCGCCATCTGGCGGATACTGCCTTCCAGCAGCCCTGTAGTTGGAGAGCTATCCGTTTCGGTAGCCCAGAGGACTGCATAGTATGCCCGTACAAGCTGGGAGGTTTCAGCTTTTAAAATCCCTACTGCAGCAGCAAAGTCGTCGGGCATCTGGTGCTCACCTCCTTCTGTTGGAAGCATCAGCTGTTCGATTAGCAAAAGGTTCTGGATGAAGATGAACCTGGACTGTATCATCTGACGTACGCAAGATGCCACAAAGTCTTTTCCAGTGTTGCTAGCAAACAGCATGGCATAATTGGGAGAGACATCCCCGATATCCTTACTTTCCTCTTCTTCGGGGAAGTTGAATGTCTGCAAGAGCCATCGCAGAGACGCGGAAAGGTCGCGCACGTTGAACAGAAGGTCTCGAAGCATTCTGTGGAAACCTTCATTTCCCTCTAGGGCCTCTCCAACTGCAGCAGCCACATCTTCAGGGTCTTCGAGGTGGTAGAGAGCCTGTGTGATTGAAACCACAGAGTCCTCGGTGAGGTGGCTGTTTATTTCGGATACGCACTCAACCAGAGCTCTCAGGCATTCCGGATACGGACAGTCACTCGGTGCGGCGTACCTCTCGGAAAGGAGGCATCTCTCGTGCCACTCGCAGGGACGTAGGATTGAAAAGTGGTCTTTACGGACCACGGCAGCAAGACCAGAGCTTGGATCTACGAACAGGCCGAGGGGCTTCAATCCAACTTCATGGTACTGCATGCAGGTGTTGTAAAAATGTTCCCAACAGCTCTGGACCAGAGCTAGAAATTCGCTCTCTTCCAGCTCGCTCTCCTTGGCTCTTGCACGTACCTCACTTTCGACGGCAGAGATCGCTTCATCCCGAATTGTCATCGAGAAGCTGTGCTGCGTCCCAGACTCCCCCTTACGGTGACACATGGTGAGTGCTTTGGACAGCGTTGAGAATGAGAATGCTCCGTGGCCAAATATGCGATCGATGTACATCTCGGCAGTGTCTAGCACAGCAGGGACGGTTGCTTTGCTttgaggagcggtggactgaaGATCGACGCCGATCCAACCATGCTCAGAAACTCCTTTAGTATCATAAGGCTTCATGCAGACGACAGGCTCGTAGTTCTGCTTTGCCCAGAGCGTCCACAGAGAGGAGGAAGTCAAACAGAAATCCACCAGGTCATTCTCAGGTGCCAAAGACGTCATGAGATGTACGAGGCGATATGTTCCGTGAAGCATTACCGGTTGAAAGACGCAAAACTGGCTCTTTTCATGCAGGCTCACGTATACGCCAAGGTACAGACTTGTCCCATGACTGTCCAGTGCCTTGTACATGCACGAACGTCTTCCACTTGACGTGTACGCAGACCGTGAGAAATTTCCTTCGCAATGATCAAGTACGGACGACGCCATCAAACATTCCTGGCGTCTATACGACCACATATGGATTCTGAGGCTGCATGAAAGTGAGTAGATAAAAAGATCATCTTCTGCCTGGTGGCAGACAAGACTGAGCGAGGCTTCTTCGCCATCCCCACCACCACGCATCGCATTAGGGAGCATGCCTGTTAGGAACCTCGTCAGTGACGTAGTTTTCTTGATTTCCATGGACGATACCTTTCCTCCTGTTTCGAATGGGTCAATGGAAATGACGAAGAGCGACGAAGTCGTCGTTCCCAAGATGAAAATCGCTTCACCATTTGGCCCCAACCAGCTGCATGAATTCTGCGACAAGCTTGCGCCCACGCCAACATGATTCAAGACGTGGTAATCTCTTAAAATCGCTGGGGATGCATCGAAGAAGATGGAAGGGACGCTTGACGTTGACCGGTAGCGTGAGCTGACGTCTTGCTTCAGTTTACGAGGGTGCGGGAACGAGATGCGATGCACAGTGGCCACAGTAGCAGCAAGCACGACAACATTGCTCTGGGTCTCGAAGATCGAGACCCCTTCCAAGAGTGGTGTGTGTTGGAAGCGCAGGCGAAGCTTGTTGCCGACTAAGTTCACGTCTAAAGACTCTTCAATTAGTTCGAGCACATTGTGATTAGTTTTCCAGTAGATGAAGCGGTTCCTGCTGTGGTAGGCGGTGGACGCGCTTTCGTGGTAAACATAGCCACCGGCTCTTTCGGCGAGTTTGATGTCTTCGAGCGTGCTTTGTGCAGCGCCCGTACTTATGGTGAGTTCTTTCCATTTTGGGGCTGTTGTTTCCCGAATGGGAACTTCGATGTATCCCACTTCTCCGACAATTTCACTCATGCTTCGGAACAACTGTTCTCATGAACGTGTTCCACTTTATAAACACTCAAACTTCGAACGGCACAAGCAAGCGCGCAAAGCATGCCGCTCCCATGTTCTGTTGTTCTGTTTAATTCATAGATGTCGCATACGTCGCATCGATATCATCGGAGCTGGATCGTAATTGAGTTTCTAGTATATTTAAGTTTCATATTAGAGCAATTAAATAATTTAGGGCATAATTAACTTTCAACAAATTTATATCTGGTAAATCACTTCCAGTGTCGTCTGTTCGTCGAAAATACAAAATGGCGGCATCTTGTAGGGATGTATTTTGGAAGATACATTGCGTATCAAAATGCTCAAACTTCTCTGTCCAGAGAACAATGTCCTCATTTTTATCCGCAAAAAGCACAACTACAGAACCTGCCGAGGAAGGTAAGCACTCTGCACGCCGCGGCAGAGCTGTCGCCTCACGTCCACTCATGCACCTTGCTCGATTTCGCAGCGGACGGAGAATTTAGGAAGTTAGACCTGTACAAACGACGGGAAGTGAGGAAGAAGAGCAAGCCACGGGAATTGCAGGTCAATGTAAGCTGCTGTTTAGTACCCGTATATGTAAATAGGCTGAAGTCAGCGGGACCACTCTTTCAACTTAGGTACCGGCACCCCGTTATACGCGGATGCCGATAGACCAAGACTGGACCAGCGTCTGGCCGACAGCGCAGTCCTTCAGGCCGTCTGTCGTGCCCTTACCCATTCGACAGGGGTACAGCAAAAAGGGTGCACCACCTGGAAAATTTGTCAACCTCGAACTCATGAAGATACCGAACTTTCTTCACCTTACACCTCCACATATCGAGAAGCATTGCGAGGCGTTGAAAAGTAAGTAACGCAGTTGTGGTTAGTAgggcactgcacgggccgcatttttGGGCACGGCCCGAACTCGAAGGATTGTAAGTTCCTCGGCCCAAGCCTGAGAAATTTATAGGCTGCCTAGCCCGTCCCACTGtatcaggctgtaaaatttgacATTTGACAATTTGAAAATTAAATCAGGCTGTGAAACAAGAGAGGGGTAGCACAGGCTTGAGTTCGACCTAGGCCGAGCACAGGCCCATAATGGTGAAGCCCAGCCAAGGCCCGACAAAGAAAGCTGTAGCTTGGgtaagcccgtgcagtgctctagttggTAGAACCCGGATCGTTGTTCCACAGTGTGTGGAttaattttttaaatattttttttctatctcGCAGAGTTCTGCACCCAGTGGCCTGCTGGCTTGGAAACGGATGAACAATGTGCAAAGCATTTTCCCATTGAAGTGACGACAAGCGACTACTGTCACTCCAGCCCAACAATAAGAGACGTGCGTTCCAGGATAGTTACTCTTAAGGTAAGAGCATGAACTGAACTGAAGGTGTCCTGTGGTACTAAAAATATATGCCAGACCTTCTTGAATATCTGACAATATTAGAAATTTTTGTGTCTTGATTGTCTTCCAACTGCTTTCATGAAATGATTGTGTTGTCCTAATGCCTGTTTCAGGTGAAACTGTCAAAGTTGAACTTAGACTATCATGCAAGAGACAAGTTACTCAGATTGGTTGGAGACCGTTATGATTCATCAAGTGACACTCTAACCATCGTGACAGACAGGTGAGATCCAGATCACTGTCATACAATTTTAGTGATTATCGAGACTACCCGTCCCCCGACACTGTGACCGCAAGAATAATAATGAACAAAAACAGCGCTGCTTACCGTACACGATTGCCTATGCACGTAGACATACTCCGTACAACACCTTCACTGGCTTTTCCAATGCGTGCAATTTTCCTCCCATAATGTACTAAACCTTCTATTTGttaaataataatataaaaaatGTTCTCATCACTTTATACTCTCTATTCAAAGGTGCCCATTGAGGAAGCAAAACTATGACTATGCGCACTACCTCCTGGCAGCACTTTACCATGAGTGCTGGGTAAGCTTCTCATACTTCTTGACCATGTATATTACTTTTTCTTGCACTTGTatcctgattgattgattgatttgtaaaagaataCCTTGTATACCTTCTCCTTTGTATTGCTTGCTTTACCCGTGTGAGAGCTTGAAGCTTTGACCTTGATCGTGGCAATGAATAATGCAATTAAACCCTCTACTGCATTGCATGATGACTAAATTTGCCGTTCAGATAGCCATGAACTAGCTGAGTAACCAGATTTGCTTTATTTCAGGGTACGGGGGACGTAGAATTTAGGTAGTCCTGATTGTTTATGTGGGTGACACTTCCCTGTGACATTTTGGCATTATGGTCAGGTGTGGGCTTAAGTTAACAAAATTAAATGCAACTGACATAATAATTTTACTTGATTTTACTTAATAGACAAGTTCAGTAAATCCCAGACTGCTTAGTGCCGCTTTGAACtctgggagtttactaatagaaagaaacgggtgggcctccaaactgttccgatttctctcctaccggtccattgtccacgacgtgtcaaggtcagcgaaagcaaaatatgaagcattattcttcgttccccccgTGGTATCATTTGAATGAAACAGAATTCCCGTGTCGCGTGCCTTTTCAGAGTTTCCTTCTTCAGCTTCATCCGCTGACGCCACCAcacccccgctcagcaagcacccaggatgcaatgcatgcgcaaagagcactgggattttctgaactcgtctattgtaacttaatattaattattaatgtaactTATTTTTACTTTCTATTCATTCAACTTAATTTTATTTACGTGAGTAAATGACTTGATCAGTTAATTTGATCAAATTAAAAGTCACAAAAGTAAATCTGTGTGCAAAACGTTGGGAACCACTCCGACGAAGAAAGCCCCCCACTAAGCATTTTTGTTTCATGTGGATGTTAGTTTTGCATAAGTGTGTGATGTTGTGCACACACTTTCACGTCTTTCTTCTTGCACCAGACAACTGAACCCTGGGAGAGTGAGAAAGCCGAATCAGACATGGAATGTTTCATATGGGAAGGAAGCCGTTCGGAAAAGAACTTGGTCGACACTGTTGATCGTGTCAAGCAGGCGCTCAAGGGAAAGGTGAGCCCATCAAATGTGTAAAGCTGCATTGGCATCCCCGAGGGGTAGGCAGCTGGGGTAGTCTTCCGGGGAGGGTGGGGGCTAAACACTTTGGTGAGTACGGCTGCAACGGTGAGGCAGCAGACTCACCATTGCAGCCATACTCACCAAAAGTCGTTAACATAAATATAATAATGAGTAGGTCATTTGTTTGAAAGTATCAACTGTAGTATCTTGTTTGAGGTATTTATTTTGAGTGTGTTTGAATAAGACATTTTTTCTGCAAAATATACATTTGATCATGATCTCCGTGGGGCGGGGTGAAGTCTAGGGTCTAGAATTTCAATtatcaatccaatccaagcatACAATTCAAAATAGCGGTTTCAAAGTTGTCGCTGTAGTGCCGAAAGTAGCCGTATTCGTGCTTGTCCGGAAGCATTTTTGTCCGGAAAATGCGGCCTTCAGAATTTGATCTGACCGGAAAAATGGTAGTA from Ornithodoros turicata isolate Travis chromosome 4, ASM3712646v1, whole genome shotgun sequence encodes the following:
- the LOC135391093 gene encoding small ribosomal subunit protein mS35-like, with product MAASCRDVFWKIHCVSKCSNFSVQRTMSSFLSAKSTTTEPAEEADGEFRKLDLYKRREVRKKSKPRELQVNVPAPRYTRMPIDQDWTSVWPTAQSFRPSVVPLPIRQGYSKKGAPPGKFVNLELMKIPNFLHLTPPHIEKHCEALKKFCTQWPAGLETDEQCAKHFPIEVTTSDYCHSSPTIRDVRSRIVTLKVKLSKLNLDYHARDKLLRLVGDRYDSSSDTLTIVTDRCPLRKQNYDYAHYLLAALYHECWTTEPWESEKAESDMECFIWEGSRSEKNLVDTVDRVKQALKGKETFNLPHIQQLPDECPTSKVKVMPEVRRYGEALTAVYNEGENEYTWENYKRSVYALLRLGEAPETVQGEVEQGQA
- the LOC135391091 gene encoding nuclear pore complex protein Nup160-like, which produces MSEIVGEVGYIEVPIRETTAPKWKELTISTGAAQSTLEDIKLAERAGGYVYHESASTAYHSRNRFIYWKTNHNVLELIEESLDVNLVGNKLRLRFQHTPLLEGVSIFETQSNVVVLAATVATVHRISFPHPRKLKQDVSSRYRSTSSVPSIFFDASPAILRDYHVLNHVGVGASLSQNSCSWLGPNGEAIFILGTTTSSLFVISIDPFETGGKVSSMEIKKTTSLTRFLTGMLPNAMRGGGDGEEASLSLVCHQAEDDLFIYSLSCSLRIHMWSYRRQECLMASSVLDHCEGNFSRSAYTSSGRRSCMYKALDSHGTSLYLGVYVSLHEKSQFCVFQPVMLHGTYRLVHLMTSLAPENDLVDFCLTSSSLWTLWAKQNYEPVVCMKPYDTKGVSEHGWIGVDLQSTAPQSKATVPAVLDTAEMYIDRIFGHGAFSFSTLSKALTMCHRKGESGTQHSFSMTIRDEAISAVESEVRARAKESELEESEFLALVQSCWEHFYNTCMQYHEVGLKPLGLFVDPSSGLAAVVRKDHFSILRPCEWHERCLLSERYAAPSDCPYPECLRALVECVSEINSHLTEDSVVSITQALYHLEDPEDVAAAVGEALEGNEGFHRMLRDLLFNVRDLSASLRWLLQTFNFPEEEESKDIGDVSPNYAMLFASNTGKDFVASCVRQMIQSRFIFIQNLLLIEQLMLPTEGGEHQMPDDFAAAVGILKAETSQLVRAYYAVLWATETDSSPTTGLLEGSIRQMAISDHKDGFSVLGTSDRQTSLVEMFLREDGGEAAARMLADRFEGRVTWSEGLLAYLSLTAGMIWPFASKSTFSKMLLDQGQHLQLAEHVRLLKGWCAKNSGTRKFLYASSLLICEEKDKACNLFLGLANEVLLAEPYMQQQLRKAASTVGPFSNEAASVFYFLRVIQIFEKANLPECVVTVAEEALKVASNDNPNVPALWSLLFKHQLELGHVQQAYKAMTCNPDESRRSDCLRQLVIVLYERRELKTLTQFPSGSVQDEIVSILEVRARASDLVGHCYYSLLYALHVSAKRYRRAASALCEYSTRLGREVPGTDSLRRQLLCLRSAMNCLLLVSPQYAWIVRPDLVGSFSREEAGRSPKRDSDGDEVSRHPQRRVEVVEVSDLRKEAQLIEAWLLLVEAKETNVSPPLSPEETATLLVAGSHFDKAADICQAFNFSLDTVFEGLTAQCARRVEVVKPRGVDPQWIVEHPRTLLDVPGHAWLLLQHYLDHYESSPLSTRYHRLVASSFLARGCTLPPWFLASYKKRDPSELLRLYLMYGRLEDATSLSLEYIDAVLGKGPEYFGLRETLHATSHPVRLPHTVFDRLLMVLQASEKYAILIGQLREKLDEYFGITQQVMSTKLRQIM